From the genome of Miscanthus floridulus cultivar M001 chromosome 10, ASM1932011v1, whole genome shotgun sequence, one region includes:
- the LOC136487021 gene encoding disease resistance protein RGA4-like isoform X2: MIAGDEEDQLLEEVDLSAVMGKYREEMHDLALEIEDFLDRILRHVVEKNGSPLHKALGFTTETLLDAKVKKLKERLKDAKQRRSDHDKDINGRQISHSSTPPANTYTTKIEPVGIDESRQEICEWATKDVEGEPEQLSVISIVGFSGSGKSTLAKAVYDCPDVTHKFRHRAWIVASKHRCDAKGLLMELLQKLGQGDKISDLDVEQLQAKISEYLKGTKRYLIILDDIKNQTWWDGIKSAFPEKATGRIIVTTTIQRVAKVCSRGNGYVHNMEALGNKHSKELLRAVLKGHSPDLERSSTSIMNKCDGHPHALLTLANYLQSEDRITKSVCEKLCSNLGFRMATDDAFMDLQKVLMSTYRCLPKGFLNLKTCLLYVCVFPNGCHISRSRLIRRWSAEGYVKHDHSRSTLVVAEDNFKKLVDQSTIWPIDTRMQM, encoded by the exons atgatCGCTGGAGATGAGGAGGACCAGCTTTTGGAAGAGGTCGATTTGAGTGCCGTGATGGGCAAATACCGGGAAGAGATGCATGATCTGGCACTCGAAATCGAGGACTTCCTCGATCGGATCCTGCGGCACGTTGTTGAAAAAAATGGCAGCCCACTCCATAAGGCCCTCGGATTCACCACCGAGACACTCTTAGATGCCAAGGTAAAAAAACTCAAGGAGAGGCTGAAGGATGCAAAACAGCGGAGAAGCGACCACGACAAGGACATCAATGGCCGCCAAATCTCCCACTCCTCGACGCCCCCAGCGAACACATACACAACAAAGATCGAACCTGTGGGCATCGACGAGTCCAGGCAAGAGATTTGTGAGTGGGCGACCAAGGATGTGGAGGGCGAGCCGGAGCAGCTGAGCGTGATCTCCATCGTCGGGTTCAGTGGATCTGGAAAGTCCACGCTCGCGAAGGCAGTATATGATTGCCCCGATGTCACCCACAAATTCCGTCACCGAGCCTGGATTGTGGCGTCGAAGCACAGGTGTGATGCCAAGGGACTCCTCATGGAGTTACTTCAGAAGCTTGGCCAGGGAGACAAGATATCTGACTTAGACGTTGAACAGCTCCAGGCCAAGATCTCAGAGTATCTGAAGGGAACTAAGAG GTACCTTATTATACTTGATGACATCAAGAATCAAACATGGTGGGACGGTATCAAATCTGCCTTCCCTGAAAAGGCAACAGGAAGAATAATTGTGACAACAACAATTCAGAGAGTAGCTAAAGTGTGCAGCCGTGGGAACGGTTATGTGCACAATATGGAAGCTCTAGGTAACAAGCATTCCAAGGAGTTGCTGAGAGCTGTATTGAAGGGGCATTCGCCTGATTTGGAGAGGAGCTCAACGTCAATCATGAATAAATGTGATGGCCACCCTCATGCTCTTCTTACCTTGGCAAATTATTTGCAGAGTGAAGATAGGATCACCAAATCAGTCTGTGAGAAACTCTGCAGCAACCTAGGCTTTCGTATGGCAACGGACGATGCCTTCATGGACCTGCAAAAGGTTCTTATGAGTACCTACAGATGCCTGCCAAAAGGTTTTCTCAATCTCAAGACCTGCTTACTCTATGTTTGTGTGTTCCCAAATGGTTGTCACATCAGCAGGAGCAGATTGATAAGGCGATGGTCGGCTGAAGGATATGTGAAGCATGATCATTCACGCAGCACTCTAGTTGTTGCAGAAGATAACTTCAAGAAACTAGTTGACCAGAGTACCATTTGGCCAATTGATACAAGAATGCAAATGTGA
- the LOC136487021 gene encoding disease resistance protein RGA4-like isoform X1 — protein MSMSSKFITSFNNEERKDYRHLFIQNTPNSKYGDDEEKSRAHSLTIYGSSGEAAGYFAKCQLLRVLDLEECKDLEDKHLDGIHKLWYLKYLSVGDKISRLPKHIEKLHCLETLDMRKTKKVIILPVEVIKLPHLAHLLGRFQLDKTDWDKSEPQKYVPEKSNMQTLAGFVTDNNPGFSKLMLYMKILTKVKICCNSTTDEGLDVLLVAIENFVQADLDTGVCVRSLSLDTGNFSVRILRSLAYGNLRSLKLHGELRGLVQFTTVLWSLRELCLSSTNDLTDKDLSDLRKLSDLESLRLDGVSLEGFVITSEDFPGLLCLCLVQCPSLPKIEEGALPDLLSLRLLNHGLDGLSGIEIKWHKILQEIALDSEVKQETKTDWEDSAKKHPKRPRVLYLKSVDLNGTGSMVKYVATERTVPATGSSTMRGERSISRVETNSVDKPSSSDSKHVKREDDNSLNEAIVANPSPASTELCSAAMEMDIDMPPSSRVVS, from the coding sequence ATGTCCATGTCTTCTAAGTTCATTACATCTTTCAACAACGAAGAAAGAAAAGACTACCGCCACCTCTTTATTCAGAACACACCAAACAGCAAGTATGGGGATGATGAAGAGAAATCCCGTGCCCATTCTCTGACGATCTATGGAAGTTCAGGTGAAGCTGCTGGGTATTTTGCCAAGTGTCAGCTGCTGAGAGTCTTGGATTTGGAAGAATGCAAGGATTTGGAGGACAAACATCTTGATGGCATACACAAGCTATGGTATCTGAAATACTTGAGTGTCGGGGACAAAATAAGCAGACTGCCGAAGCATATTGAGAAATTACATTGCTTAGAGACCCTCGACATGAGGAAGACAAAGAAAGTTATCATATTACCCGTGGAAGTCATCAAGCTGCCCCACCTAGCTCATCTGTTGGGAAGGTTCCAGCTTGATAAGACGGACTGGGACAAAAGTGAACCACAAAAGTATGTGCCTGAAAAAAGTAATATGCAAACGCTAGCAGGATTTGTCACAGACAATAACCCTGGGTTTTCAAAGTTAATGCTTTATATGAAGATATTGACAAAGGTTAAGATATGCTGCAACTCGACAACTGATGAGGGCCTTGATGTCCTTTTGGTGGCTATTGAAAACTTCGTGCAGGCTGACTTGGACACAGGTGTTTGTGTTCGTTCTCTGTCATTAGATACTGGGAATTTTTCAGTAAGGATCCTGCGTTCTCTAGCATATGGTAACCTCAGGTCCCTGAAACTACATGGAGAGCTGAGGGGACTGGTTCAGTTTACTACGGTGTTGTGGAGTCTCCGGGAGTTGTGCCTTTCGTCGACTAATGATCTGACGGATAAAGACCTATCAGACCTGCGCAAGCTCAGTGATTTGGAGTCCCTCAGATTGGATGGAGTCAGTCTTGAAGGCTTCGTCATCACAAGTGAGGATTTTCCAGGACTGCTATGCCTATGTCTTGTGCAATGTCCAAGCCTCCCCAAGATTGAAGAAGGAGCTTTGCCCGATCTCCTCTCACTTCGGCTTCTCAATCATGGTTTAGATGGGCTATCTGGCATCGAAATCAAATGGCACAAAATTCTCCAGGAAATTGCACTTGACTCTGAGGTTAAGCAGGAAACAAAAACTGATTGGGAAGATTCAGCTAAGAAGCATCCAAAGAGACCAAGAGTTTTGTATCTGAAAAGTGTTGATCTGAATGGCACGGGGTCTATGGTGAAATATGTTGCCACGGAGAGAACAGTACCTGCGACTGGCTCCTCCACCATGCGAGGGGAACGTTCGATCTCAAGGGTCGAAACAAATTCAGTTGACAAACCCAGTTCTTCTGATTCGAAGCATGTAAAACGAGAAGACGACAATTCTTTGAATGAAGCAATAGTTGCAAACCCCTCTCCAGCGTCCACCGAGCTCTGTAGTGCTGCGATGGAGATGGACATTGACATGCCACCTTCTTCAAGGGTGGTGTCCTGA